A region from the Nocardioides coralli genome encodes:
- a CDS encoding thioredoxin family protein yields the protein MDITLLYFEDCPNWKLADERLTALAAERPDIHLSRHLVDTPEEAVRTGFNGSPSIQVDGVDVFAEPGSAVGLSCRRYPTPDGYEGAPTLEQLRTVLADA from the coding sequence ATGGACATCACGCTGCTCTACTTCGAGGACTGCCCGAACTGGAAGCTCGCTGACGAACGCCTCACCGCGCTTGCCGCGGAACGACCGGACATCCACCTGTCCCGCCACCTCGTCGACACTCCGGAGGAGGCCGTGCGCACCGGCTTCAACGGTTCTCCTAGCATTCAGGTGGACGGCGTGGACGTCTTCGCGGAGCCCGGTTCCGCGGTCGGCCTCTCCTGTCGCAGGTATCCGACACCGGACGGGTACGAGGGAGCGCCCACGCTCGAGCAGCTGCGGACGGTCCTGGCCGATGCGTGA
- a CDS encoding heavy metal-responsive transcriptional regulator, with product MRIGEVAAAADVPTQTVRFYERRGLLPPPQRGTNGYREYDASILARLAFIRSGQAAGLTLVELASILDLRRDGAVPCEHVHSLLLAKLDDIRERQRELADLETEIEGLISRSDRLDPADCSDGQVCHIIAPNA from the coding sequence ATGCGCATTGGAGAGGTAGCCGCCGCGGCTGACGTGCCGACGCAGACCGTCCGCTTCTACGAGCGGCGCGGTCTGCTGCCGCCACCGCAGCGCGGGACGAACGGATACCGCGAATACGACGCCTCGATCCTCGCGCGACTTGCGTTCATCCGCAGCGGACAGGCGGCCGGGCTCACCTTGGTCGAACTGGCCAGCATCCTCGACCTGCGACGCGACGGAGCCGTGCCGTGCGAGCACGTCCACTCCCTGCTCCTGGCCAAGCTGGACGACATCCGTGAGCGGCAACGTGAGCTCGCCGACCTCGAGACGGAGATCGAAGGCCTGATCAGCCGCAGTGACCGGCTCGATCCCGCCGACTGCTCCGACGGCCAGGTCTGTCACATCATCGCGCCGAACGCATGA
- a CDS encoding dihydrolipoyl dehydrogenase family protein: protein MSQHFDLIVIGAGMDGVAAANKCAAQGWGVAIVDSLPYGGTCALRGCDPKKILRRGAEVIDSARLMRGRGIDDAELSINWADLMKHKHGFTDPVPQNMEDGLSSSGVTTLHGHARFTGHRQLEIDGVRHDADRFLVATGARPRPLNFPGHEHLIDSTDFLDLEELPSRILFVGGGFISFEFAHIAARAGSSPVIVDRGERPLKSFDPDLVELLVDRGREVGIDLHRTTTIVDVQTRDGHYQVTLEHAGAHETIETDLVVHGAGRVAALADLGLDAAGIDWGEHGIHVAEHLQSTTNPAIWAAGDSADTAGMPLTPVAVSEAKVAASNMLKEKTTIPDYAGIPTAVFTIPELARVGMLESEARTAGIDLAVRYSDTSGWYSNYRIGETTAAAKILIDQSTDQIVGGHLLGPEYGELVNTLGLAIKVGLTTRQLKSATAAYPTIGSDLGSML, encoded by the coding sequence ATGAGCCAGCACTTCGACCTGATCGTCATCGGCGCCGGCATGGACGGGGTCGCGGCCGCGAACAAGTGCGCAGCCCAGGGCTGGGGAGTGGCCATTGTCGACTCGCTTCCCTATGGAGGCACGTGCGCGTTGCGTGGGTGTGACCCGAAGAAGATCCTGCGCCGCGGGGCCGAGGTCATCGACAGCGCGCGGCTGATGCGCGGCCGGGGCATCGACGACGCGGAGCTTTCCATCAACTGGGCCGACCTCATGAAGCACAAGCACGGCTTCACCGACCCCGTCCCCCAGAACATGGAAGACGGCTTGAGCAGCAGCGGCGTCACCACCCTCCACGGCCACGCCAGGTTCACCGGCCACCGCCAGCTCGAGATCGACGGCGTCCGCCACGACGCCGACCGCTTCCTGGTCGCCACCGGCGCCCGACCCCGCCCGCTGAACTTCCCCGGCCACGAGCACCTCATCGACAGCACCGACTTCCTGGATCTCGAGGAACTCCCTTCGCGGATCCTGTTCGTCGGCGGGGGCTTCATCTCCTTCGAGTTCGCCCACATCGCCGCCCGGGCCGGCAGCTCGCCCGTCATCGTCGACCGCGGCGAACGGCCGTTGAAGAGCTTCGACCCCGACCTCGTCGAGCTCCTCGTCGACCGCGGCCGAGAGGTCGGCATCGACCTGCACCGGACCACCACCATCGTCGACGTGCAGACCCGTGACGGCCACTACCAGGTCACCCTCGAGCACGCCGGCGCCCACGAGACGATCGAGACCGACCTCGTGGTCCACGGCGCGGGACGAGTCGCGGCGCTGGCCGACCTGGGTCTCGACGCCGCTGGTATCGACTGGGGCGAGCACGGCATCCACGTCGCCGAACACCTGCAGAGCACGACCAACCCCGCCATCTGGGCCGCCGGGGACTCCGCTGACACCGCGGGGATGCCCCTCACCCCGGTCGCGGTCTCCGAAGCCAAGGTCGCCGCCTCCAACATGCTCAAGGAGAAGACCACCATCCCCGACTATGCCGGCATCCCGACAGCGGTCTTCACCATCCCCGAGCTCGCGCGAGTCGGCATGCTCGAGTCCGAGGCCCGCACAGCCGGGATCGACCTCGCCGTGCGCTACTCCGACACCAGCGGCTGGTACTCCAACTACCGCATCGGGGAGACCACCGCGGCCGCCAAGATCCTCATCGACCAGTCCACTGACCAGATCGTCGGAGGGCACCTCCTAGGACCCGAGTACGGCGAACTGGTCAACACTCTCGGCCTGGCCATCAAGGTCGGTCTCACCACCCGACAGCTCAAGTCCGCCACAGCCGCCTACCCCACCATCGGATCCGACCTCGGCTCCATGCTCTAG
- a CDS encoding choice-of-anchor U domain-containing protein has product MALLVATASLLVPVSASAAGTVTISGTISTPAGPLSTDGEGGAVENFVNVLRASDGESVAWAYVGLDGGYSVDVPMNDDYLVKADVHTGSWPDRGTKAWLEEEVSVGTANVVVDLDAAYHRPVTVRLVGPDGTPRGGRAVLSCFDRFPSRWFEGEDSRERLLLNSHATGSGDLGLWGFPVTLDTAEEEGCHLTVSPAAGTPQYRPLVVDPSGSNVVEVVIPTPVTLSGTVALPDADTDLVSIDVVDAVNQGQGGTALVVHAEVGPDGTYAVPVSPGQYHVTATGSSTNGRQFVLDAGTVDISADTVLDLGPWVPARVHLVDDLAQPTTAQFSVYCSDWPDGGSDLDVQRSGSGPVDFPAVAGADGWECYLTLDGSNTQHRIQVGATDNEYTWIVPRDVVLAGAPGASNDDDGVPDLLEALGPNGGDGNGDGTLDVDQAHVTSLPANGSTDPGDPYVTIAAPAGTTLEDVSTLDPATLPTPPPAGTTLPAGLASFTLSGIEPPGTDQVLTIHTSDTTGVNGYAKYDPTTETWSTLPSERVSVFADRVEITLTDGGVGDADGVADGRIVDPGGIAVVPEGDRTPPEVTGTLQRPPDANGWYNAPVSVDWSATDPSGVGALPPPTEVTNEGSAVTATSPPVCDLAEPANCGTGEVNGIKLDLTPPHVEVNGPTDGATYTLGEVPEADCAATDALSGLAGPCSITQVGGNSNGVGFFVATAEAVDEAGNSSATRVRYRVVYRVDGFLPPVNDPAISPGEAMSVFRRPSLVPVAMQITDAHGVTVEPVIRPVWLPPVRGDRTRAPVNEAFYRGRGSSGWLLSWRDGAWRYAWDTDDVDRGYTYRLRVLLDDGTVREVTIGLR; this is encoded by the coding sequence GTGGCCCTGCTGGTCGCCACCGCCAGCCTCCTCGTCCCGGTCAGCGCGAGCGCTGCCGGGACAGTCACGATCTCGGGCACGATCAGCACTCCCGCGGGGCCGCTCTCGACCGACGGCGAGGGGGGCGCGGTCGAGAACTTCGTGAATGTCTTGCGGGCCTCGGACGGGGAGTCAGTCGCATGGGCGTACGTGGGTCTGGACGGCGGCTACTCGGTCGACGTACCCATGAACGACGACTACCTCGTGAAGGCGGACGTCCACACCGGCAGCTGGCCCGACAGGGGCACGAAGGCCTGGCTCGAGGAGGAGGTGAGCGTGGGCACCGCCAATGTGGTGGTGGATCTCGACGCCGCCTACCACCGCCCCGTCACCGTTCGACTCGTCGGACCGGACGGCACACCGCGCGGGGGACGGGCCGTGCTCAGCTGCTTCGACCGGTTCCCCAGCAGATGGTTCGAGGGAGAGGACAGCCGCGAGCGACTCCTCCTCAACAGCCATGCCACGGGGTCGGGGGACCTGGGCCTCTGGGGTTTCCCGGTCACGCTGGACACCGCCGAGGAGGAGGGGTGTCACCTCACCGTGTCCCCCGCCGCCGGCACGCCGCAGTACCGTCCTCTGGTCGTCGACCCGAGCGGCAGCAACGTCGTCGAGGTGGTGATCCCGACCCCGGTCACGCTGTCGGGGACCGTCGCTCTGCCGGACGCCGACACGGACCTTGTCTCGATCGACGTCGTGGACGCGGTCAACCAGGGACAGGGCGGCACGGCCCTCGTGGTACACGCGGAGGTCGGCCCCGACGGCACCTACGCCGTCCCGGTGTCACCCGGCCAGTACCACGTGACGGCGACGGGCTCCTCGACCAACGGGCGCCAATTCGTCCTCGACGCCGGGACCGTGGACATCTCCGCCGACACGGTGCTCGACCTCGGACCGTGGGTGCCGGCCCGCGTCCACCTCGTCGACGACCTCGCGCAGCCGACCACGGCCCAGTTCTCGGTGTACTGCTCCGACTGGCCCGACGGCGGCAGCGACCTCGACGTCCAACGATCCGGGTCGGGGCCCGTCGACTTCCCTGCCGTCGCCGGCGCGGACGGGTGGGAGTGCTACCTGACGCTCGACGGCTCGAACACCCAGCACCGCATCCAGGTCGGTGCGACCGACAACGAGTACACCTGGATCGTGCCCCGCGACGTCGTGCTCGCGGGGGCACCCGGCGCCAGCAACGACGACGACGGGGTCCCGGACCTGCTCGAGGCGCTCGGCCCCAACGGGGGTGACGGCAATGGGGACGGCACCCTGGACGTCGACCAGGCCCACGTGACCTCGCTGCCGGCCAACGGCTCGACGGACCCGGGTGACCCCTACGTGACGATCGCAGCGCCGGCGGGGACGACGCTGGAGGACGTCAGCACGCTGGACCCCGCGACGCTGCCGACGCCCCCGCCAGCCGGGACGACGTTGCCGGCCGGCCTGGCGTCCTTCACGCTGAGCGGCATCGAGCCGCCCGGGACGGACCAGGTCCTCACCATCCACACCAGCGACACCACGGGCGTCAACGGCTACGCCAAGTACGACCCCACGACCGAGACCTGGTCCACGCTGCCGTCGGAGCGCGTCTCCGTGTTCGCCGACCGGGTGGAGATCACCCTCACCGACGGCGGTGTCGGTGACGCCGACGGCGTCGCCGACGGACGCATCGTGGATCCGGGTGGCATCGCGGTCGTGCCCGAGGGCGACCGCACCCCGCCGGAGGTGACCGGGACCTTGCAGCGCCCGCCCGACGCCAACGGCTGGTACAACGCCCCGGTGTCGGTCGACTGGTCCGCCACGGACCCCTCGGGTGTCGGAGCACTCCCGCCCCCGACCGAGGTCACCAATGAGGGCAGCGCGGTGACCGCGACCTCCCCTCCCGTGTGCGACCTGGCGGAGCCGGCGAACTGCGGCACGGGCGAGGTGAACGGGATCAAGCTCGACCTGACCCCGCCGCACGTCGAGGTCAACGGACCGACCGACGGCGCGACGTACACGCTGGGTGAGGTGCCCGAGGCCGACTGCGCGGCCACCGACGCCCTGTCGGGCCTGGCCGGGCCCTGCTCCATCACCCAGGTGGGAGGCAACAGCAACGGCGTCGGGTTCTTCGTCGCCACCGCAGAGGCGGTCGACGAGGCCGGCAACAGCAGCGCGACCCGGGTCCGCTACCGGGTCGTCTACCGCGTCGACGGCTTCCTGCCGCCGGTCAACGACCCGGCGATCTCCCCGGGGGAGGCGATGAGCGTCTTCCGGCGTCCGAGCCTGGTCCCGGTGGCCATGCAGATCACCGACGCGCACGGCGTGACGGTCGAGCCGGTGATCCGGCCGGTGTGGCTGCCCCCCGTACGCGGGGACCGCACCAGGGCCCCCGTGAACGAGGCCTTCTACCGGGGCCGCGGCTCATCAGGTTGGTTGCTCAGCTGGCGCGACGGGGCGTGGCGGTATGCCTGGGACACCGACGACGTCGATCGGGGATACACCTACCGGCTGCGCGTGTTGCTCGACGACGGGACGGTCCGCGAGGTCACCATCGGCCTGCGGTGA
- a CDS encoding helix-turn-helix transcriptional regulator, protein MARGVHLIGREAEVAMLEDRVRRCASGEGGVLLLSGEAGVGKTSLVTGVAERFDGRVVHARAMRGAPAYAPLTAFAPTEPVEGPQLATAILDGLLAESRREPCLAHLEDCQDADAATLELLARADEILADRPLLVIVEYRSDQLPRQHPVRTLRAELRRRRDPVGIVLEPFTADQTRALAEAVTGGPVEDALVDVVHRRSDGNPFFAEELLRAHLDAREADTTPRQDAPLPDTLLDAVLARTETLRAEHPDAVRYAAVLGTQVELAVLEALTDPLAVDALLDDGLLVEFDEEVAAFRHGLVREALVRATPWAQRRRIHREVAELLERRSSPPSVVAEHWAAAHEPDRARHLFLRALEQYCAAEALRDATVAARRALELWPAGVDPDGRVRTQEQLADCCEAHGDFQLASSTWREVADHHRVAGSTARAAHAHRRAATAAEMLGDVDATLQHRHLAAEAYETADDPGSAAEERLALAQRLKAAGLLSRALDEAEAAGRLATTAGKRTVALTAMALEGATRSALGEGARGVALARAAVAEAMTAQLAGASAEAVYELGEALEYASDYVAALETYQQAVDLCAGHDLAELQTVCYVCTSPVARLMGEWDRVLEVCDRVRGDEDVQVFVRRVADEEAGLVAALRGDVRRARSALRRAADFGQAYAVFGIEIGAVWGLAQLAALEGHQQTTRQLVDRLLVLCAASDESHYSLPALRWAATWVAGVGSPEEVAEVHRAATRRSRDNTAPKVLSTVAHCGAELAAADGDLDRAAVLMTRAVDLIAEMRSPYESALSTHCLGRIEAALGRRREAIHHLTSAHHTARLLGARPLARACAEELAALGEPVDRRLGRRAARELADHGLTRRELEVLRHLALGQTNREIAAALFLSVRTVDMHVRHILEKLGCSSRVAAVREAVRRELVP, encoded by the coding sequence GTGGCGCGCGGCGTGCACCTGATCGGCCGGGAGGCCGAGGTGGCGATGCTGGAGGACCGCGTCCGACGCTGCGCGTCGGGCGAGGGCGGCGTGCTGCTGCTCAGCGGCGAGGCCGGCGTCGGCAAGACGTCGCTGGTCACCGGGGTGGCGGAACGGTTCGACGGCCGGGTCGTGCACGCGCGGGCGATGCGCGGCGCTCCTGCCTACGCCCCGCTGACCGCGTTCGCCCCCACCGAGCCCGTCGAGGGCCCGCAGCTGGCGACGGCGATCCTCGACGGCCTGCTCGCCGAGTCGCGCCGGGAGCCCTGCCTGGCCCACCTCGAGGACTGTCAGGACGCGGACGCGGCCACCCTCGAGCTGTTGGCCAGAGCCGACGAGATCCTGGCCGACCGGCCCCTGCTGGTGATCGTCGAGTACCGGTCCGACCAGCTGCCGAGGCAGCACCCGGTGCGCACCCTTCGTGCCGAGCTCCGCCGGCGACGGGATCCCGTCGGCATCGTCCTCGAGCCCTTCACCGCCGACCAGACCCGGGCTCTCGCCGAGGCGGTCACGGGCGGACCCGTCGAGGACGCGCTGGTGGACGTCGTGCACCGTCGCAGTGACGGCAACCCCTTCTTCGCCGAGGAGCTGTTGCGCGCGCACCTCGACGCGCGGGAGGCCGACACGACACCACGGCAGGACGCCCCGTTGCCCGACACCCTGCTGGACGCCGTCCTGGCACGGACCGAGACCTTGCGTGCCGAGCACCCCGACGCCGTCCGGTACGCCGCCGTGCTGGGCACCCAGGTCGAGCTGGCCGTGCTCGAGGCTCTCACCGACCCCCTCGCCGTCGACGCACTTCTCGACGACGGACTACTCGTCGAGTTCGACGAGGAGGTCGCCGCATTCCGGCACGGGCTGGTGCGCGAGGCCCTGGTCCGGGCGACACCGTGGGCGCAGCGCCGTCGCATCCACCGCGAGGTGGCCGAGCTCCTCGAACGCCGCTCCTCCCCGCCGTCAGTGGTCGCCGAGCACTGGGCAGCGGCCCACGAGCCGGACCGTGCCCGTCACCTGTTCCTGCGTGCCCTCGAGCAGTACTGCGCCGCGGAGGCACTGCGCGACGCGACCGTGGCTGCGCGACGAGCGCTGGAGCTGTGGCCGGCGGGCGTCGACCCGGACGGTCGCGTGCGCACGCAGGAGCAGCTGGCCGACTGCTGTGAGGCGCACGGCGACTTCCAGCTGGCGAGCAGCACCTGGCGTGAGGTCGCGGACCACCACCGCGTCGCCGGTTCGACGGCCCGTGCGGCCCACGCCCACCGGCGTGCGGCCACCGCTGCCGAGATGCTCGGCGACGTCGACGCCACGCTGCAGCACCGTCACCTGGCCGCCGAGGCCTACGAGACGGCGGACGACCCGGGCTCCGCCGCGGAGGAGCGGCTGGCGCTCGCCCAGCGGCTGAAGGCGGCCGGTCTCCTCTCGCGCGCCCTGGACGAGGCGGAAGCGGCCGGTCGGCTGGCCACCACGGCCGGCAAGCGAACCGTGGCACTGACGGCGATGGCGCTGGAGGGAGCGACCCGATCGGCCCTCGGCGAGGGTGCGCGAGGAGTGGCGTTGGCGCGGGCGGCCGTCGCGGAGGCGATGACGGCGCAGCTCGCCGGCGCCTCCGCCGAGGCGGTGTACGAGCTCGGCGAGGCGCTCGAGTACGCCTCTGACTACGTGGCCGCCCTGGAGACCTACCAGCAGGCCGTCGACCTGTGCGCCGGTCACGACCTCGCGGAGCTGCAGACCGTCTGCTACGTCTGCACCTCGCCCGTGGCGCGGCTGATGGGAGAGTGGGACCGGGTGCTCGAGGTGTGCGACCGGGTCCGGGGCGACGAGGACGTGCAGGTGTTCGTCCGGCGGGTCGCCGATGAGGAGGCGGGGCTCGTCGCAGCCCTGCGCGGCGACGTACGCCGTGCGCGCAGCGCACTCCGTCGGGCCGCCGACTTCGGACAGGCCTACGCCGTCTTCGGCATCGAGATCGGCGCGGTGTGGGGGCTGGCGCAGCTGGCCGCCCTCGAGGGTCACCAGCAGACCACCCGGCAGCTGGTCGACCGGCTGCTGGTCCTGTGCGCCGCCAGTGACGAGAGCCACTACTCGCTGCCAGCGCTCCGCTGGGCGGCGACGTGGGTGGCCGGCGTCGGTTCGCCCGAGGAGGTCGCGGAGGTGCACCGTGCAGCGACCCGGCGCTCGCGCGACAACACTGCACCCAAGGTGTTGTCCACGGTGGCTCACTGCGGGGCCGAGCTCGCCGCCGCGGACGGCGACCTCGACCGAGCTGCCGTCCTGATGACACGAGCCGTCGACCTGATCGCCGAGATGCGGTCGCCCTACGAGTCGGCCCTGTCCACCCATTGCCTGGGCCGGATCGAGGCGGCGCTGGGCCGGCGCCGTGAGGCGATCCACCACCTGACGAGCGCCCACCACACGGCTCGTCTGCTGGGTGCCCGTCCCCTCGCGCGGGCGTGCGCCGAGGAGCTGGCGGCGCTCGGTGAACCCGTCGACCGCCGCCTCGGTCGGCGTGCAGCCCGGGAGCTGGCCGATCACGGCCTGACCCGCAGGGAGCTGGAGGTGCTGCGCCACCTGGCCCTCGGCCAGACCAACCGGGAGATCGCCGCGGCCCTCTTCCTCAGCGTCCGCACCGTGGACATGCACGTACGGCACATCCTGGAGAAGCTCGGCTGCTCCTCGCGCGTGGCCGCCGTGCGCGAGGCCGTGCGCCGTGAGCTGGTGCCCTGA
- a CDS encoding heavy metal translocating P-type ATPase — MTCASCANRIERKLNKLDGVTATVNYATEKAKVSHSDSVSIEELIAAVEAAGYGARLNAAPRPASADPGGSDATGGGAGGETGVGEDIHVRSLRQRVVISAMLSVPVIAMAMAPALQVTSWQWLSLTLAAPVVVWGAWPFHRAAWTNLKHATATMDTLISMGTLAALGWSLYALFWGTAGMPGMTHPFELTIGRSDGAANIYLEAAAGVTTFILAGRYFEARSKRQAGAALRALMELGAREVAVLDEATGQERRIPTDQLTVGDRFVVRPGEKIATDGIVETGTSAVDASMLTGESVPVEVRPGDTVVGATVNAGGRIVVRASRVGSDTQLAQMARLVEEAQTGKAAAQRLADRISGIFVPVVIALAVGTLGFWLGTGNGIEAAFTAAVAVLIIACPCALGLATPMALMVGTGRGAQLGILIKGPEVLESTRRVDTIVLDKTGTVTTGQMTLVDVLVEDGEDPAEVLRYAGALEDSSEHPIARAVATAAHDRFGSHLPVEDFTNIEGLGVQGIVSAPDASGAIGSRAVLVGRPRLLTEWSQHLSPALTQRLDEAQATGGTAVAVGWDGHARGVLVVADAVKPTSAEAIGQLRDLGLRPILLTGDNQTVARAVAAEVGIAASDVIAEVLPAEKVDVVKRLRGEGRTVAMVGDGVNDAAALAQADLGLAMGTGTDVAIEASDLTLVRGDLRAAADAIRLSRRTLTVIKTNLAWAFGYNVAALPLAAAGLLNPMLAGAAMAFSSVSVVANSLRLRRFTSTAR, encoded by the coding sequence ATGACGTGCGCCTCGTGCGCCAACCGGATCGAGCGCAAGCTGAACAAGCTCGACGGCGTCACCGCCACGGTCAACTACGCCACCGAGAAGGCGAAGGTCAGCCACTCCGACTCGGTGTCGATCGAGGAGCTGATCGCCGCTGTCGAGGCCGCCGGGTACGGCGCCCGGCTCAATGCGGCTCCGCGGCCCGCCTCGGCGGACCCGGGCGGCTCCGACGCCACCGGTGGTGGCGCCGGGGGAGAGACAGGGGTGGGCGAGGACATCCACGTCCGGTCGCTGCGACAGCGGGTCGTGATCTCCGCGATGCTCTCGGTTCCCGTCATCGCGATGGCCATGGCACCTGCCCTGCAGGTCACCTCCTGGCAGTGGCTCTCCCTCACGCTCGCGGCTCCTGTCGTCGTGTGGGGTGCCTGGCCCTTCCACCGGGCCGCCTGGACCAACCTCAAGCACGCCACCGCCACCATGGACACGCTCATCTCCATGGGGACACTCGCCGCGCTCGGGTGGTCGCTCTACGCCCTGTTCTGGGGCACCGCCGGCATGCCGGGCATGACGCACCCGTTCGAGCTCACCATCGGCCGCAGCGACGGCGCCGCCAACATCTACCTCGAGGCCGCCGCCGGGGTCACCACCTTCATCCTCGCCGGGCGCTACTTCGAGGCACGGTCCAAGCGGCAGGCCGGCGCAGCACTGCGTGCCCTGATGGAGCTCGGCGCCCGCGAGGTCGCCGTGCTCGACGAGGCCACCGGCCAAGAACGTCGCATCCCCACCGACCAGCTCACCGTGGGGGACCGCTTCGTCGTCCGACCGGGCGAGAAGATCGCGACCGACGGGATCGTGGAGACCGGCACGTCCGCGGTCGACGCCTCGATGCTGACCGGCGAGTCGGTCCCCGTCGAGGTGCGCCCCGGCGACACCGTGGTCGGTGCGACCGTCAACGCCGGCGGCCGGATCGTGGTCCGCGCGTCCCGGGTCGGATCCGACACCCAGTTGGCCCAGATGGCACGGCTGGTCGAGGAGGCCCAGACCGGCAAGGCCGCCGCCCAGCGGCTCGCCGACCGCATCTCCGGGATCTTCGTCCCCGTCGTCATCGCACTCGCCGTCGGCACCCTCGGATTCTGGCTCGGCACCGGCAACGGGATCGAGGCGGCGTTCACGGCTGCGGTCGCGGTGCTGATCATCGCCTGCCCCTGCGCCCTCGGCCTGGCCACCCCCATGGCCCTCATGGTCGGTACCGGGCGGGGTGCGCAGCTCGGCATCCTGATCAAGGGCCCTGAGGTGCTGGAGTCGACCCGCCGTGTCGACACCATCGTGCTGGACAAGACCGGCACCGTCACCACCGGCCAGATGACCCTGGTCGACGTCCTCGTCGAGGACGGCGAGGACCCCGCCGAGGTGCTGCGCTACGCGGGCGCCCTGGAGGACTCCTCCGAACACCCCATCGCCCGCGCCGTCGCCACCGCAGCCCACGACCGGTTCGGCTCCCACCTGCCGGTCGAGGACTTCACCAACATCGAGGGGCTCGGCGTCCAAGGCATCGTTTCGGCACCCGACGCAAGCGGCGCGATCGGCTCTCGCGCCGTCCTGGTCGGCCGGCCACGGCTGCTCACCGAGTGGTCGCAGCACCTCTCCCCAGCCCTCACGCAACGGCTCGACGAGGCGCAGGCCACCGGAGGTACGGCTGTCGCCGTCGGATGGGACGGCCACGCCCGAGGGGTGCTGGTGGTAGCCGATGCGGTCAAGCCGACCTCGGCCGAAGCGATCGGCCAGCTCCGCGACTTGGGGCTGCGCCCGATCCTGCTCACCGGCGACAACCAGACAGTGGCCCGCGCGGTGGCCGCCGAGGTTGGGATCGCCGCCTCCGACGTGATCGCCGAGGTGCTGCCGGCCGAGAAGGTCGACGTCGTGAAGCGGTTGCGGGGCGAAGGTCGCACGGTCGCGATGGTCGGCGACGGCGTCAACGACGCCGCAGCCCTCGCGCAGGCCGATCTCGGCCTCGCGATGGGCACCGGCACAGACGTCGCCATCGAAGCCTCCGACCTCACCCTGGTCCGTGGAGACCTCCGCGCGGCCGCCGACGCCATCCGCCTGTCCCGGCGGACGCTGACGGTCATCAAGACCAACCTGGCGTGGGCCTTCGGCTACAACGTCGCCGCGCTACCCCTTGCCGCAGCCGGACTGCTCAACCCGATGCTGGCCGGCGCCGCGATGGCCTTCTCCTCGGTGTCGGTGGTGGCCAACAGCCTGCGGCTACGCCGCTTCACCAGCACGGCGCGATGA
- a CDS encoding DUF1059 domain-containing protein translates to MTYTLACNDVIPGCTARFENVDRQQMLREIAEHAATVHGITEVTPELLAELDAKMQRH, encoded by the coding sequence ATGACCTACACGCTGGCCTGCAACGACGTGATCCCCGGCTGCACCGCGCGGTTCGAGAACGTCGACCGGCAGCAGATGCTGAGAGAGATCGCCGAGCACGCCGCGACCGTCCACGGGATCACCGAGGTCACGCCGGAGCTCCTCGCGGAGCTCGACGCGAAGATGCAACGCCACTGA
- a CDS encoding YqjF family protein — protein sequence MTEPRPSVPVEPVSEDAPPLRGPVVMSQDWRDLAYLHWAVDPDRVADRMPAGVRPDEHDGRTYVGLVPFTMVGAGLGRGPAVPWLGTFYETNVRLYSVDTTGRRGVVFLSLDSNRLGVVAGARLAFGTPYRWARMSHAVTDAGRTPGSREGEVHTWSAVLRDRLARPRGATSRVRLRVGAPREPTPLDLFLSARWGLHTRVARRTRYVPNQHPPWPLHAGELLELEDQLVTSVGFPDLAARPPDHVAFSPGVHTVFGLPVDARRPRR from the coding sequence GTGACCGAGCCGCGACCCTCCGTCCCGGTGGAGCCTGTCAGCGAGGACGCTCCACCGTTGCGGGGTCCGGTCGTCATGTCACAGGACTGGCGGGACCTGGCCTACCTGCACTGGGCCGTGGACCCCGACCGGGTGGCCGACCGGATGCCGGCCGGCGTACGCCCCGACGAGCACGACGGGCGGACCTACGTCGGGCTCGTGCCCTTCACGATGGTCGGCGCCGGACTCGGGCGTGGTCCGGCCGTCCCCTGGCTCGGCACCTTCTACGAGACCAACGTCAGGCTGTACTCCGTGGACACGACCGGTCGCCGTGGCGTGGTGTTCCTCAGCCTCGACAGCAACCGGCTGGGCGTGGTCGCGGGCGCGCGGCTCGCCTTCGGCACCCCCTATCGCTGGGCGCGGATGAGCCACGCCGTGACGGACGCCGGGCGAACCCCCGGGTCCCGCGAGGGCGAGGTGCACACCTGGTCGGCGGTGCTGCGTGACCGGCTCGCCCGGCCCCGCGGGGCGACGAGCCGGGTCCGGCTCCGCGTCGGTGCGCCACGGGAGCCCACGCCCCTCGACCTGTTCCTGTCCGCACGGTGGGGCCTGCACACCCGGGTGGCACGGCGCACCCGCTATGTGCCCAACCAACACCCGCCCTGGCCGCTGCACGCCGGTGAGCTGCTCGAGCTGGAGGACCAGCTCGTGACCTCGGTCGGCTTTCCCGACCTGGCCGCCCGCCCACCCGACCACGTGGCCTTCAGCCCAGGTGTCCACACGGTCTTCGGGCTGCCGGTCGACGCCCGGCGTCCGCGCCGCTGA